One stretch of Natronobacterium gregoryi SP2 DNA includes these proteins:
- a CDS encoding GNAT family N-acetyltransferase: MTISTFVRSARPEDALEVRRILDAAMLEPGDVDARIDDSDVFVAGDRTGATERILGTAVLEPLETQHGAHLSAIGVRRRHRGNGLGRRLVERSLEREGRLTARFDDGVRPFYDSLGFTIESVDEQRYRGVLVER; encoded by the coding sequence ATGACGATATCGACGTTCGTCCGGTCCGCACGACCCGAGGACGCCCTCGAGGTCAGGCGTATCCTCGACGCGGCGATGCTCGAGCCCGGCGACGTCGACGCACGAATCGACGATAGCGACGTTTTCGTGGCGGGTGATCGGACCGGAGCGACAGAACGCATCCTCGGCACTGCCGTCCTCGAACCACTCGAAACTCAGCACGGGGCACACCTCTCCGCGATCGGCGTCCGTCGCCGTCACCGGGGAAACGGTCTCGGTCGGCGGTTGGTCGAGCGCTCACTCGAGCGAGAAGGCAGGCTCACCGCACGGTTCGACGACGGCGTCCGTCCGTTCTACGATTCGCTCGGTTTTACCATCGAGTCGGTAGACGAGCAGCGATATCGGGGGGTACTCGTCGAGAGGTGA
- a CDS encoding IS630-like element ISNagr8 family transposase produces the protein MGGDRRGELVRHLSEEELDRLLDEADDPKVVKRLTFVKRLYKGATYEEAADDVGKSASTGSRWARRWNDGGLGQLTPNFGSGRPPKLGDEEQECLLELLREGQPWKAQEVHQLLDEEFDVEYHPDYLGRFLRNLGLSYAKPRPKRPSRPENADEILEERVADAFDEETETAHNKRPEDEDEGWVLDDDICTDGGTIVGFCDASHPQPYDNSHRLWYVDDPTLERPLVKLDEPAVGCYTLNGESVLTFPEDQSKENICALLEEVREQNPGTRILLVLDNFSSHICEHTRKRAHQLGIDLVFLPVGSPHLNPIEQVWKVLKRNASPIVVASESAFRTLARRLFNTLTDRLGFAKSWIDQFLSPYLQKLS, from the coding sequence ATGGGAGGAGACCGGCGGGGCGAGCTCGTTCGTCATCTGAGCGAGGAGGAGTTGGATCGTCTGCTGGACGAAGCAGACGATCCAAAGGTCGTCAAGCGGCTCACCTTTGTCAAACGTCTCTACAAGGGTGCAACGTACGAAGAAGCAGCCGACGACGTTGGGAAATCTGCGTCGACTGGAAGTCGCTGGGCACGTCGATGGAACGATGGCGGGCTGGGTCAGTTGACACCGAACTTCGGGAGCGGAAGGCCCCCGAAGCTCGGTGACGAGGAACAAGAGTGTCTTCTAGAACTTCTCCGGGAGGGACAGCCCTGGAAAGCACAGGAAGTTCACCAGCTCTTGGACGAAGAGTTCGATGTTGAGTACCATCCGGATTATCTCGGTCGATTCCTCCGGAATCTCGGACTGTCTTACGCTAAACCACGTCCAAAACGTCCCTCACGGCCAGAAAATGCAGATGAAATCCTCGAAGAACGCGTCGCAGACGCGTTCGACGAGGAAACAGAGACAGCACATAACAAGCGTCCCGAGGATGAGGACGAAGGCTGGGTTCTCGACGACGATATCTGTACAGATGGAGGAACTATCGTCGGTTTTTGTGACGCTTCTCATCCGCAACCATACGACAATTCGCATCGACTGTGGTACGTCGATGATCCGACACTCGAACGACCGCTGGTGAAGCTTGACGAACCAGCGGTCGGGTGCTATACGCTCAACGGCGAAAGTGTCCTGACCTTTCCTGAAGATCAATCGAAAGAGAACATCTGTGCCCTATTGGAGGAGGTCCGCGAGCAGAATCCGGGAACGCGGATTCTGCTCGTCTTGGACAACTTCTCGTCTCACATCTGTGAGCACACGCGCAAGCGCGCACATCAACTCGGTATCGATCTCGTCTTTCTTCCGGTCGGTTCACCGCATCTCAATCCAATCGAGCAGGTCTGGAAAGTGCTCAAACGGAATGCTTCACCAATCGTCGTGGCGAGCGAGAGCGCGTTCCGCACTCTCGCTCGCCGCCTCTTCAACACCCTCACCGATCGACTTGGATTCGCCAAGTCTTGGATCGACCAGTTCCTCAGTCCATATTTGCAAAAGTTATCTTGA
- a CDS encoding metal-dependent hydrolase, producing the protein MWPWEHAIVGYLAYSLFCHLSYREPPGGLEAFAVVFASVLPDIVDKPLAWEFGIFETGYALGHSIFFAVPLAIAVGVLARSWGRPRAGLAFGVGYLLHLPADVVDGYVRGGYLEFGIVLWPVAPVEMPPTHSHEGFLAEFAQLFASYQQQLLAGELSTYLWVQFAAAALAALLWLFDGAPVAREVLVGTKRLLSSTGSSIYDLAKRQRR; encoded by the coding sequence ATGTGGCCCTGGGAACACGCGATCGTCGGCTACCTCGCGTACTCGCTGTTCTGTCACCTCTCCTACCGCGAGCCGCCCGGCGGCCTCGAGGCGTTTGCCGTCGTCTTTGCCTCGGTCCTCCCCGATATCGTCGACAAGCCACTGGCCTGGGAGTTCGGCATCTTCGAGACTGGCTACGCGCTCGGGCACTCGATCTTCTTCGCGGTGCCGCTGGCGATTGCCGTCGGCGTGCTCGCGCGTTCGTGGGGACGACCACGAGCAGGGCTCGCGTTCGGCGTCGGCTACCTGTTGCACCTGCCGGCCGACGTCGTCGACGGCTACGTCCGGGGCGGCTACCTCGAGTTCGGGATCGTCCTCTGGCCGGTTGCACCGGTCGAGATGCCTCCGACGCACTCCCACGAGGGGTTTCTCGCCGAATTCGCCCAGCTCTTTGCCAGCTATCAGCAACAACTGCTCGCGGGCGAACTTTCGACGTATCTCTGGGTGCAGTTCGCGGCCGCAGCGCTGGCAGCCCTGCTGTGGCTCTTCGACGGTGCACCCGTCGCCCGCGAGGTCCTGGTGGGAACGAAACGGTTACTCTCGTCGACCGGGTCGTCGATCTACGACCTGGCGAAGCGACAGCGTCGATAA
- a CDS encoding DUF7114 family protein: MAKADICRRAASEAVADVEPPRLYEVVDSVLERASMVPAVLTLESAAAIACERNASANRAGTAFEEPTVNGDTTWACKSCTHGGIVSHAAGVQLIYEGLGLTRTLAHEEPWTGDGESVQVDIEEDLEILAADILVARGFYLLARTDAAETAVQTVQSFGRDQTKRHALGDDQAARARELDANLERDILELAVQTGAAAADQPATPRLLAVADEIVDTTGTSFPPVDECLVAVERSLSELEDYTTDRAKPATDP; this comes from the coding sequence ATGGCGAAAGCCGACATCTGTCGGCGTGCGGCTTCCGAGGCCGTCGCAGACGTTGAACCACCGCGGTTGTACGAGGTAGTCGACTCCGTCCTCGAGCGGGCATCGATGGTTCCTGCGGTCCTCACTCTCGAAAGCGCCGCGGCGATCGCTTGCGAACGAAACGCGAGCGCTAACAGAGCCGGGACAGCGTTCGAAGAGCCGACTGTCAACGGGGACACAACGTGGGCGTGTAAAAGTTGCACACACGGGGGAATCGTCTCGCACGCAGCCGGTGTCCAACTCATCTACGAGGGGCTGGGGCTTACGCGTACCCTAGCCCACGAGGAACCCTGGACGGGAGACGGAGAGTCCGTCCAAGTCGACATCGAGGAAGACCTCGAAATCCTGGCCGCCGACATCCTCGTTGCACGCGGCTTCTACCTGCTCGCACGAACCGACGCTGCCGAAACGGCCGTCCAGACTGTCCAGTCTTTCGGCCGTGACCAGACGAAACGGCACGCTCTCGGCGACGACCAGGCCGCTCGAGCCAGGGAACTCGACGCCAATCTGGAACGAGACATCCTCGAACTGGCAGTTCAGACTGGAGCCGCCGCGGCCGACCAACCGGCGACGCCACGGCTACTTGCGGTCGCCGACGAAATTGTCGATACCACTGGAACGTCGTTTCCACCCGTCGATGAGTGTCTCGTCGCCGTCGAACGATCACTGTCGGAACTCGAGGATTACACGACCGATCGGGCGAAACCGGCGACAGATCCCTGA
- a CDS encoding enoyl-CoA hydratase/isomerase family protein, which translates to MIDVDSDAERPIRTVTLDRPEVRNALTVDGLEAIEAAIDDAEEAVVYLRGAGPAFCAGADFEAVSGLNGDSERAESFARLGQRVARTIEETPSIVVAGIDGPARGGGLELALACDVRVGTPESTYGEPGVSFGLFGAWGGTVRLPRIVGEGNALELALTGRSIDAEAALRLGLISRIEPEPRTVATEIAANADDALAVLKRRLRDGDDRTAQEAREAQAFADLVAAHADDVDAILE; encoded by the coding sequence ATGATCGATGTCGACTCCGACGCCGAGCGACCGATACGTACCGTCACGCTCGACCGCCCGGAGGTTCGAAACGCCCTGACGGTCGACGGCCTCGAGGCTATCGAAGCGGCGATCGACGACGCCGAGGAGGCGGTCGTCTATCTCCGTGGGGCGGGACCCGCCTTCTGTGCCGGCGCTGACTTCGAGGCCGTAAGCGGCCTAAACGGTGACTCGGAGCGGGCCGAATCGTTTGCCCGACTCGGTCAGCGGGTTGCCCGGACGATCGAAGAGACACCGTCGATCGTCGTCGCGGGAATCGATGGGCCTGCCAGGGGTGGCGGACTCGAGTTGGCGCTCGCCTGTGACGTGCGGGTCGGAACGCCGGAGTCGACGTACGGCGAGCCAGGCGTCAGCTTCGGCCTGTTCGGTGCCTGGGGTGGCACCGTCCGGCTGCCACGGATCGTCGGCGAGGGCAACGCACTCGAGTTGGCACTCACCGGCCGGAGTATCGACGCCGAGGCAGCACTCCGGCTGGGGCTGATCTCGCGGATCGAGCCGGAGCCGCGGACGGTCGCGACGGAGATCGCGGCTAACGCCGACGACGCACTGGCCGTCCTGAAGCGTCGACTTCGGGACGGCGACGACCGAACAGCCCAGGAGGCCCGCGAGGCACAGGCGTTTGCCGACCTCGTCGCCGCCCACGCCGACGACGTCGACGCCATCCTCGAGTAA
- the samp2 gene encoding ubiquitin-like small modifier protein SAMP2 — protein sequence MHVTVDVKGEGSHEIDLAELEEETYAGLLRKVDLSPHEVSVLVDGQPVPEDQPVESDEVTVLRLIKGG from the coding sequence ATGCACGTCACCGTCGACGTCAAAGGCGAGGGAAGCCACGAGATCGATCTCGCGGAACTCGAGGAGGAGACCTACGCTGGTCTGCTCCGGAAAGTCGACCTCAGTCCCCACGAGGTGAGTGTCCTCGTCGACGGCCAACCGGTACCGGAGGATCAGCCGGTCGAGAGCGACGAGGTGACAGTGTTGCGGCTGATCAAGGGCGGATAG
- a CDS encoding ATP-dependent DNA helicase translates to MTDWRAIFGHDEPYDEQVDGIETAVETAREGGYTVVEGACGTGKTMLALTAGIDLVRDPDSDYERVFVLTSVKQQLRQFEEDLETINETLPDDWRPVSGLTLVGKADVCPYNREGAAGIDDGNVYDRCETLRDRTRDLTGEGGETTAQNLAARARSQQIGLADSGSAGSANYLETAGEPTPYPLDLPEYSDGGPAGAETEYCPFYAQYLEDLPESEDGTGDPAEAVPYDFTEAGLVTPSELVARAVRNGTCPHSVMGAVLGQVEVVVGNYYHAFDPQTTGSFTGALLDDSTFVVCDEAHMLEPRVRDLVSDGVADRTLRDAETELSRVIQPVKFEREGRQAQGGSKTADADLVRSELNDSDVSYEELHRTLEFIQDLRAELDRRVTASLDRNHRGWESNLTDLEDEEIPLRDPAEPAEDEISEWAREAGYGDVEWVRAEAVGAVVARILNEAEDEERARAAPAVGRVLGEWYRCDHTDYFREIELERTWDDTEPVDSWRRAYNARLALHNCVPSDAIGDRLAAFGGGVLMSATLEPVEAFAEVIGLDYLEREEDRPVVERRYGLHFPEENRESFAVAAPKYTYDNRGHPGAENQTRTHYADAVSTVASLPGNVLVGMPSYAEAEWIAGELESRVDKPVLLDASSDDETTQSLKSEFFAGDGKVLVTSLRGTLTEGVDYSGDRLSAAVVCGVPIVNTSSPRTKAVRRAYDDAFGDGFEYALTIPAVRKARQAIGRVIRSPDDVGVRVLLDERYARDSWDSVRGYLPDNGEFQSVSPDMLGLGLDRFRTKLESES, encoded by the coding sequence ATGACGGACTGGCGCGCGATCTTCGGCCACGACGAGCCCTACGACGAGCAGGTCGACGGGATCGAGACGGCCGTCGAGACCGCCCGCGAGGGCGGCTACACCGTCGTCGAGGGGGCCTGTGGCACCGGGAAGACGATGCTCGCGCTCACGGCCGGGATCGACCTCGTGCGCGACCCCGACAGCGACTACGAGCGGGTGTTCGTCCTCACGAGCGTCAAACAACAGTTACGCCAGTTCGAGGAGGACTTAGAGACGATAAACGAGACCCTGCCCGACGACTGGCGACCGGTCTCGGGACTCACGCTCGTCGGTAAGGCCGACGTCTGTCCGTACAACCGCGAGGGTGCTGCGGGGATCGACGACGGCAACGTCTACGACCGCTGTGAGACGTTGCGGGATCGTACGCGAGACCTCACCGGAGAGGGTGGCGAGACGACGGCACAGAACCTCGCCGCACGCGCCCGCAGCCAGCAGATCGGGCTCGCCGACAGCGGCAGTGCCGGCAGTGCGAACTACCTCGAGACCGCCGGCGAGCCGACGCCCTATCCGCTCGACCTCCCCGAGTACAGCGACGGCGGGCCAGCAGGAGCCGAAACAGAGTACTGTCCGTTCTACGCCCAGTATCTCGAGGACCTGCCGGAGAGCGAAGACGGTACTGGCGATCCTGCCGAGGCCGTCCCCTACGACTTCACGGAGGCTGGGCTGGTCACGCCGTCGGAACTCGTAGCTCGCGCGGTTCGCAACGGCACCTGTCCGCACTCGGTGATGGGCGCAGTGCTGGGCCAGGTCGAGGTCGTCGTCGGCAACTACTACCACGCCTTCGACCCTCAGACGACCGGCTCTTTTACGGGCGCGTTGCTCGACGATTCGACGTTCGTCGTCTGCGACGAGGCACACATGCTCGAGCCTCGCGTCCGCGATCTGGTCAGCGACGGGGTCGCCGATCGAACGCTGCGGGACGCCGAAACCGAACTCTCGCGGGTCATCCAGCCGGTCAAGTTCGAACGCGAGGGACGGCAGGCCCAGGGCGGGTCGAAGACCGCCGACGCCGACCTCGTGCGCTCGGAACTGAACGACAGCGACGTCTCCTACGAGGAACTGCACCGCACGCTCGAGTTCATCCAGGACCTCCGCGCCGAACTCGACCGACGGGTGACGGCCTCTCTCGACCGGAACCACCGGGGCTGGGAGTCGAACCTGACTGATCTCGAGGACGAGGAGATCCCCCTCCGCGATCCTGCCGAACCGGCAGAAGACGAGATCAGCGAGTGGGCTCGCGAGGCTGGCTACGGCGACGTCGAGTGGGTTCGCGCCGAAGCCGTCGGGGCCGTCGTCGCCCGGATTCTGAACGAGGCCGAGGACGAAGAGCGGGCTCGAGCCGCGCCGGCGGTCGGCCGCGTGCTCGGCGAGTGGTATCGCTGCGATCACACCGACTACTTCCGGGAGATCGAACTCGAGCGCACCTGGGACGACACCGAGCCTGTCGATTCCTGGCGTCGGGCCTACAACGCCCGCCTCGCCTTGCACAACTGCGTGCCAAGCGACGCCATCGGAGATCGACTCGCCGCTTTCGGCGGTGGCGTCCTGATGAGCGCGACTCTCGAGCCGGTCGAGGCGTTCGCTGAAGTGATAGGACTCGACTACCTCGAGCGCGAGGAAGACAGGCCGGTCGTCGAGCGCCGCTACGGACTCCACTTCCCCGAGGAGAACCGCGAGAGTTTCGCGGTCGCCGCGCCGAAGTACACGTACGACAACCGTGGTCACCCGGGAGCGGAGAACCAGACCAGAACCCACTACGCTGACGCCGTCTCGACGGTCGCCAGCCTCCCCGGTAACGTCCTCGTCGGCATGCCGAGTTACGCCGAGGCCGAGTGGATCGCGGGCGAACTCGAGTCGCGCGTCGACAAACCCGTCCTGCTGGACGCCTCGAGCGACGACGAGACGACCCAGTCGCTGAAATCCGAGTTCTTCGCGGGCGACGGGAAGGTGCTCGTGACGAGTCTCCGGGGAACGCTCACGGAAGGCGTCGACTACAGCGGCGATCGCCTTTCGGCTGCCGTGGTCTGTGGCGTACCGATCGTCAACACCTCGAGTCCGCGGACGAAGGCCGTGAGGCGAGCGTACGACGACGCGTTCGGCGACGGTTTCGAGTATGCGCTGACGATCCCTGCGGTCCGGAAGGCACGCCAAGCGATCGGCCGTGTCATCCGGAGCCCTGACGACGTCGGCGTCCGGGTGCTGCTAGACGAACGCTACGCTCGCGACAGTTGGGATTCCGTTCGCGGCTACCTGCCGGACAACGGCGAGTTCCAGTCTGTAAGCCCCGACATGCTCGGACTCGGACTCGACCGGTTCCGGACGAAACTCGAGTCGGAGTCGTAA
- a CDS encoding RNA-guided endonuclease InsQ/TnpB family protein, which produces MYYAYKYRLEPSDGQREELDRQRDICRQLYNHTRYRLNEYRENHGELPSMTTLRSELPGLKKWWDELNDVYSKVLQTVVERFFNNLRSLSALKENGYDVGQLKWKPPREFRSFTYNQSGFELDKKDGQTVLSLSKLADIPIRLHREIPDNAALKQVTLKKEPTGEWFATFGVEVDREPPQKPDQPTDVVGIDVGILKYAHDTDGHAVESVDLSDERERLEREQRKLSRKDHGSNNYEKQRRRVAECHADLKNKRRDFLHKLSNYYAREYDLVAIEDLDAKGLVELDGNSRNRAGAAWGTFLQMLEYKCEREGTRFVAVDPAGTTKECAACGVSSEKPLWVREHACPSCGFTADRDWNAAWNILSRGIKQVGAGRSESTSSESPCDSDGLRKSRSDFRTPVETALPTGTTSVPAKRVVEAGSPICSRARSARSHGP; this is translated from the coding sequence ATGTACTACGCCTACAAGTATCGCCTCGAGCCGTCTGACGGCCAACGCGAGGAGTTGGACCGCCAGCGCGATATCTGTAGGCAACTATACAATCACACTCGCTACCGCCTCAACGAGTACCGAGAGAACCACGGCGAACTACCGTCCATGACCACGCTTCGGTCGGAGCTACCTGGCCTCAAAAAGTGGTGGGACGAGCTCAATGACGTGTACTCGAAGGTACTCCAAACTGTCGTCGAACGATTCTTCAACAACCTCCGTAGCCTCTCCGCACTCAAAGAGAACGGCTACGACGTCGGCCAACTCAAGTGGAAGCCACCACGCGAGTTCCGCAGTTTCACGTACAACCAGTCTGGCTTCGAGCTCGACAAGAAGGACGGTCAGACTGTCCTGTCACTCTCGAAACTTGCGGACATACCGATCCGGCTCCACCGAGAGATTCCCGACAACGCCGCACTCAAACAGGTCACGCTCAAGAAGGAGCCAACGGGAGAGTGGTTCGCCACCTTCGGTGTCGAAGTCGACCGAGAGCCACCGCAAAAGCCCGACCAGCCGACGGACGTCGTCGGGATCGACGTAGGCATCCTGAAGTACGCCCACGACACCGATGGTCACGCGGTCGAATCGGTTGACCTCTCGGACGAACGCGAACGGCTCGAGCGAGAGCAACGAAAACTCTCGCGCAAAGATCACGGCTCGAACAACTACGAGAAGCAACGCCGTCGCGTGGCCGAGTGTCACGCCGACCTGAAGAACAAGCGCCGAGACTTCTTGCACAAACTCTCGAACTACTACGCTCGAGAGTACGATCTAGTCGCGATCGAAGACCTTGACGCAAAAGGCTTGGTCGAACTTGACGGCAACTCTCGGAACCGTGCTGGAGCAGCGTGGGGGACGTTCCTTCAGATGCTCGAGTACAAGTGCGAACGCGAGGGAACGCGCTTCGTGGCCGTCGATCCGGCTGGAACGACCAAAGAGTGTGCGGCTTGCGGTGTGTCGAGCGAGAAACCGCTGTGGGTCCGCGAACACGCCTGTCCGTCGTGCGGGTTCACCGCCGATCGGGACTGGAACGCGGCCTGGAACATTCTTTCTCGCGGGATCAAGCAGGTAGGAGCGGGACGCTCCGAATCAACGTCCTCAGAATCGCCGTGCGATTCTGATGGGCTGCGAAAATCGCGCAGCGATTTTCGAACGCCTGTGGAGACTGCGCTCCCTACGGGAACCACCTCGGTTCCTGCAAAGCGCGTCGTGGAAGCAGGAAGCCCCATCTGCTCACGGGCGCGAAGCGCCCGTTCGCATGGTCCGTGA
- a CDS encoding DUF1684 domain-containing protein: MSETTADFDVDAWREELQAKRAEKDEFFDEHPQSPIPPEERDEFEGLDYFDPAPDYRVTATATAHDDPEVVLLDTTTGREMRYLRTTTLAFDLEREDADLEDGTYELAAYQQERPGSDQEEPLFVPFRDKTTGQQSYEGGRYMELAPERELEDGDELVVDFNLAYTPFCAYSETFDCPLPPEENWLEVAIPAGERFE; encoded by the coding sequence ATGAGCGAGACAACGGCTGATTTCGACGTCGACGCGTGGCGAGAGGAACTCCAGGCGAAACGCGCCGAGAAAGACGAGTTCTTCGACGAACATCCACAGTCGCCGATCCCGCCCGAGGAGCGCGACGAGTTCGAGGGACTCGACTACTTCGATCCCGCTCCCGACTACCGCGTGACCGCGACGGCGACGGCCCACGACGACCCCGAGGTTGTCCTGCTCGACACCACCACGGGTCGGGAGATGCGCTATCTCCGAACGACGACGCTTGCTTTCGACCTCGAGCGCGAGGACGCCGATCTCGAGGACGGCACGTACGAACTCGCGGCCTACCAGCAGGAGCGGCCCGGGAGCGACCAAGAAGAGCCGCTTTTCGTTCCCTTCCGGGACAAGACGACGGGCCAGCAGAGCTACGAAGGCGGTCGATACATGGAGCTTGCGCCCGAGCGAGAACTCGAGGACGGAGACGAACTCGTCGTCGACTTCAACCTCGCGTACACGCCGTTCTGTGCCTACAGCGAGACGTTTGACTGTCCACTCCCGCCGGAAGAGAACTGGCTCGAGGTGGCGATTCCGGCCGGGGAACGGTTCGAGTAG
- the ilvA gene encoding threonine ammonia-lyase produces MTDSSDLVTFADIETARERLDDESVVKRTPVERSTSLDELTGGEVHLKMEHLQWTGSFKTRGAYNKIAKTAAEGDIGGVVAASAGNHAQGVALAATKLGVESTIVMPRTAPQAKVDATREYGAEVELVGTDFREAMAHAQELSSADDDVEFVHAYDDPAIVAGQGTLGVEMYEDLPEVDTIVVPIGGGGLISGIATAFDELSPETRVVGVQASGATTVPDSLQKGVPVSLESVDTIADGIATGGISDLTLSLIEDHVDEVVTVTDGEIARAILLLLERAKQVVEGAGAASVAAIISEELDVSGETVMPLLCGGNLDMTMLQTVLVHALSDRDQLLRLRVRIDDQPGKMEEISGLIAKHNANIQTIRHDRSAPELDVGEAHLVFEIETSGAGQARAIIRSIRDHGHEVKHANA; encoded by the coding sequence ATGACTGATAGTTCCGATCTCGTTACGTTCGCCGACATCGAGACGGCCCGCGAGCGTCTCGACGACGAGTCGGTCGTCAAACGGACGCCCGTCGAACGGAGTACGTCACTGGACGAACTCACCGGTGGCGAGGTCCACCTCAAGATGGAGCACCTGCAGTGGACGGGCTCGTTCAAGACTCGTGGTGCGTACAACAAGATTGCCAAGACTGCGGCGGAAGGTGATATCGGGGGGGTCGTCGCTGCGAGTGCCGGCAACCACGCCCAGGGCGTCGCACTCGCGGCGACGAAACTCGGCGTCGAGTCGACCATCGTGATGCCCCGGACCGCTCCCCAGGCCAAGGTCGACGCGACGCGGGAGTACGGAGCCGAAGTGGAACTCGTCGGCACCGACTTCCGCGAGGCGATGGCCCACGCACAGGAACTCAGCTCCGCGGACGACGACGTCGAGTTCGTCCACGCCTACGACGACCCCGCGATCGTCGCCGGCCAGGGCACGCTCGGCGTCGAGATGTACGAGGACCTGCCCGAGGTCGACACCATCGTCGTTCCGATCGGTGGTGGCGGACTCATCTCGGGAATCGCGACCGCGTTCGACGAACTCTCGCCGGAAACCCGGGTCGTCGGGGTGCAGGCCTCTGGTGCCACGACAGTTCCGGACAGCCTCCAGAAAGGAGTCCCCGTCTCGCTCGAGTCGGTCGATACGATCGCCGACGGGATCGCCACGGGTGGCATTTCGGATCTCACGCTCTCGTTGATCGAGGACCACGTCGACGAGGTGGTAACGGTGACAGACGGCGAAATCGCGCGTGCTATCTTGCTCCTGTTGGAGCGGGCGAAACAGGTCGTCGAGGGCGCGGGCGCAGCGTCGGTTGCAGCCATCATCAGCGAGGAACTCGACGTCTCGGGTGAGACCGTGATGCCGCTGCTGTGTGGTGGCAATCTCGACATGACGATGTTACAGACTGTGCTGGTCCATGCACTTTCCGACCGCGATCAGCTACTCCGACTCCGGGTCCGGATCGACGACCAACCGGGCAAGATGGAAGAGATTTCAGGGTTGATCGCGAAACACAACGCCAACATTCAGACGATCCGACACGACCGGTCGGCTCCGGAACTCGACGTCGGCGAGGCCCATCTCGTCTTCGAAATCGAGACGAGCGGTGCAGGACAGGCGCGAGCGATCATTCGATCGATCCGCGACCACGGCCACGAGGTCAAACACGCCAACGCGTAG
- a CDS encoding replication factor C small subunit, translated as MSEADAEAAEPTPGKTEVWIEKYRPERLDEIKGHENIVPRLKRYVEQDDLPHLMFAGPAGVGKTASAQAIAREVYGDDWKENFLELNASDQRGIDVVRDRIKDFARSSFGGYDHRIIFLDEADALTSDAQSALRRTMEQFSNNTRFILSCNYSSQIIDPIQSRCAVFRFTELGDDAVETQIREIAATETIELTDNGVDALVYAADGDMRKAINGLQAAAVMGEVVDEETVFAITSTARPEEVEEMVEHAIDGDFTAARAALEDLLMDRGLAGGDVIDQLHRSAWEFDIPERATVRLLERLGEVDYRITEGANERLQLEAMLASLALDDDA; from the coding sequence ATGAGCGAGGCCGACGCCGAGGCGGCGGAGCCGACACCCGGCAAGACAGAAGTCTGGATCGAGAAGTACCGGCCGGAGCGGCTCGACGAGATCAAGGGCCACGAGAACATCGTCCCGCGACTGAAACGGTACGTCGAGCAGGACGACCTCCCCCACCTCATGTTCGCGGGGCCGGCGGGCGTTGGCAAAACGGCCAGTGCACAAGCTATCGCCCGCGAAGTCTACGGCGACGACTGGAAGGAGAACTTCCTCGAGTTGAACGCCTCCGACCAGCGCGGGATCGACGTCGTCCGCGACCGGATCAAAGACTTCGCGCGATCGTCGTTTGGCGGCTACGACCACCGCATCATCTTCCTGGACGAAGCCGACGCGCTGACCAGCGACGCCCAATCCGCACTGCGTCGCACGATGGAACAGTTCTCGAACAACACGCGATTCATCCTCTCGTGTAACTACTCGAGTCAGATCATCGACCCGATCCAGTCTCGCTGTGCGGTCTTTCGCTTTACCGAACTCGGTGACGACGCGGTCGAGACACAGATACGCGAGATTGCCGCTACCGAAACGATCGAACTCACCGACAACGGTGTCGACGCGCTGGTCTACGCGGCCGACGGCGACATGCGCAAGGCGATCAACGGCCTCCAGGCTGCAGCCGTCATGGGCGAAGTCGTCGACGAGGAGACCGTCTTCGCGATCACCTCGACCGCCCGCCCCGAGGAGGTCGAGGAGATGGTCGAACACGCTATCGACGGCGACTTCACTGCCGCCCGCGCAGCCCTCGAAGACTTGCTCATGGATCGCGGGCTCGCCGGCGGCGACGTCATCGATCAACTCCACCGCTCCGCCTGGGAGTTTGACATCCCCGAGCGGGCGACCGTGCGGCTGCTCGAACGTCTCGGCGAAGTCGACTACCGCATCACGGAAGGTGCAAACGAGCGCCTGCAACTCGAGGCGATGCTGGCGTCGCTGGCCTTGGACGACGACGCGTAG